In Actinomadura luteofluorescens, the sequence GCGGCTGAGCGCGTCCCGGTCGTGCAGCTCGGGGATCTCGGCCAGCATCCGCAGCGCCACCAGCAGCGCGCTCGCCTCGTCCACCTTCAGCCGCAGCGGCCGGGCGATCGACTCCGCCTCCGCCACCGTGATCTCCCCGCCCTCGTAGGACAGGTCGATCGGGCAGTAGGGGTCGGGCGCGCGCAGCTCCACGCACCACAGCAGGTTCAGGTCGTCGATCAGCTGCTTCTCGGTCACCCCGAACGCGGCGGCCGCCTCGCCGAGCAGCACGGAGTCGCGGTTCACCACGTACGGGACGAGCGCCAGCAGGCGCGCGAGCCGGTCGGTGGACGTCGTCGCCGACTTCGCCGCCGTCTTCGCCGCCGTTTTCGCCGTCATCGGCCGTTCATCTCCCCCTGCTCGCCGTGCCCCTCCGGGTGCGCGCCGGCCGCGGCCAGCACCGACTTCAGGTGCTGCACCACCGCCTCGCGCAGGTCCGGCGGATCGAGGACCACCACGTCGTCGGCGAACCGCGCGAGGTAGGGCGCGAACCGGTCGACGTCTCCGAAGGTCAGGACCGCCTCGTCCCACTCGCCGTCCCAGGCCGGCTCCTCGACCGGCCGGACGTCGCGGGCCCACCGCCGCGGGCCCTGCGCCGCGCCGCGGCGCAGCCGGACCGTCGCCGGGCGGGGCTCGCCGAGCGGCTCGCTCCAGTCGAACGCGATGCGCCGCACGTCGACACCGTCCGGGACCGTCACCGACCCGGGCGGGCCGTCCGGCGCGACGTCCCCGACGATGCGGCTCAGCCGGAACACCCGCTGCTCGTCGCGGTCGCGGTCGAACCCGACCACGTACCAGCGGCCGCGCCGGCTCACCACGCCCCACGGGTCCAGGTGCCGGCGCGCCACCGACGTGCGCCCGATGCCCTGGTAGTCGAACGCGACCGGGCGGCCGTCGCGCACCGCCTCCCACAGGGCCGGGAAGGACGGGTCCTGGGTGTTCACCCGCGGCTCGATGCCCGTCGCGGCGGCCACGTCGGTCTCCACCCCGGCCGCGCGCAGCTTCAGCAGCGCCCCCGACGCCGCCTCGGCCATGCTGGCGCGCTGCCACACCCGCGCCGCCAGGCCCAGCACCGCCGCCTCGTCCGGGCTCAGGTGGATCTCGGGCAGCTCGTAGGCCTGCGGGGGGATCCGGTAGCCGATCTCCTCGCCGCCGCCGCCCTGCTGGTCGCTGCCGACCTCCAGCGGGACGCCGAGCTCGCGCAACTCCTCCTTGTCCCGCTCGAACATGCGCTTGAACGCCTCGTCGGAGTCGGGATAGCCGGGCACCGCCCGGCGGATCTGCTCGGCCGTCAGATAGCGCCGGGTGGCGAGCAGGCAGACCACCAGGTTCAGCAGCCGCTCGGTCTTGCGCCGCGACACTCCGCCACCACCTCGTTCCCTCCGTGAGCCCCGAACCCCGGCCGGCGTGCCGATCGTCCCCACGTGCCGTCCTGCAGGACGCTACCGTTTCCCGGTGTGATCCGATGGCGCAAAGGCACAGTCGAGGACATCCGCCGCGAATGGCCGGGGGCGGTCGAGCTGGACGTCTCGATCGGGGGCGAGGGGACGCACCGGGCCCTGGCCTATCCCGCCCTGGTGGGAAGGCCCGAACCGGGCGACACCGTCCTGCTCAACACTACGGCCTTGGCGATGGGGCTCGGCACCGGCGGGTACGCCATGGTCGTCGCGGTCCCGGACCGGCTCCCGCCCGACCCGGAGGGGCCGGGCCACCTGGTCAAGGCCCGCTACACCCCGCTGCAGGCCACCGTCCTCGGCGCCGACGAGCAGGACTCGCCCCACCACGCGGTCCTGCGCGACGCCGACTCGCTGGACGCGATGCCCGTCATCGTCGCCGACCTGCACTCCGCGCTGCCCCCGATCCTGGCCGCCCTGCTGGCCGCGCGCCCGGGCGCGCGGGTCGTCTACGTGATGCCGGACGGCGGGGCGCTGCCGGCGTGGTTCTCGATGTCGATCGCCCGGCTGAAGGACGCCGGGGCCCTCGCCGCGACCGTCACCGTGGGGCAGGCGTTCGGCGGCGACCTGGAGGCCGTCACCGTCCACACCGGCCTGCTGGCCGCGCGGCTCGTGCTGGAGGCCGACGTGGTGGTCCTCGCCCAGGGGCCCGGCAACCTGGGCACGGGCACCAAATGGGGCTTCTCGGGCGTTTCGGCGGGCGAGGCCGTCAACGCCGCGTCCGTGCTGGGCGGGCGGCCGGTGGGGTCGCTGCGGGTCAGTGAGGGCGACGGCCGCGAGCGCCACCTCGGTGTCTCGCACCACTCCCTGACCGCCTACGGGCGCGTGGCGCTGGCCCGCGCCGACATCCCCGTCCCCGAACTCGGCGGCCACTTCGGCGCCCGCGTCGCCGCCGGGGCCGCGCCGCTGGGCGACCGGCACCGGCTCGTCCCCGTCCCCGTCGACGGCCTCCACGAGACCCTCAGGGCCGCCGAGAAGGACTGGGGCGTCCGGCTGTCGACCATGGGCCGCCGCCTGGACGAGGACCTTCCCTACTTCCTCACGGCGGCCGCCGCGGGCCGCCACACGGCCGCCCTGCTCGGCTGACCTCAGAGCGCCGCGGGCTCGGCGCCCGCGGGCTCACCGCCCGCGGGCTCACCGCCGGCACCGGCCCCGGCACCGGGCCCAGCGCCCGCAGCCTCCTCGGCGGTGAAGGACGAGCTGAACGTGAACGCCCGCGGCGTGGGGCCGTCCGCGCGGAGCAGCGCGAGGCGCTCCAGGGCCTCGCCGACGCTCGGGACGTGGCCCGCCGGCACCCACCACAGGACGAGATGCGCGTCCACGTGCCGCTGGAACCACTCGCGGCGGCGCCGCATCGTCTCCAGGTGCGCGCTGCGGTAGACGAAGTCCCACAGCGCCTCCGCCGACTCCCACACCGAGAAGTTGACGATGACGTCGTCGCCGGCGGGGCGCATCCCGGTGGCGTCGGCCTCCCCCTCCTCCACCAGGCGCCAGACGAATCCCGGCGTGCCGTCGGCGAGCGCGTTGACCGGCTCCACCAGCGCGACGAAGTCGGCCATGCGCGGGTCGGCGAGGGGGAAGCGGAGCGTGGCGAGGTTGAACTGCGCGAGGTGGTACCGGGTCCGTGTGCTCATGGGCTCACCCCACCACGCTCCCCACTTCTATGTCAATGCTCGTTGTTTTTAGAATGCGCGGCCGCGACGCAGCACCAGCCGGGCCGCGGATCCATCCGGACCCGGACCCGCGAGCCCTCCACCAGCCCTTCGAGCAGCGCCAGGTTCATCCCGCAGACCAGCGGCGGGAACTGCTCGGCGACCACGTGGAAAGGGCAGTTGCGCATGCGCAGGACGGCGCCGTCCTCGTCCATGACCGGCTCGTAGCCGCGGCCGGCCAGCACCTCCGCCAGGTCGTCCAGAGTGCCGAAGGAGCCGCCCCGGCCGCGCAGCGCCCTCCCCTTGCGGCGGGCCGCGTCCTGGAGCTCCATGTCGAGGCCGGCCGACTCGGCCGCCTCGGCCAGCAGCCCCGCCGCCGTCCGGTAGTCGCGGGCGGGCACCGAGACGTCCCGCTCCGCCGACGAGCGCCGGTAGACCTTCGCCGGGCGGCCCGCCCCGGGCCCGGAGCGCCCCGTCAGCCGCCTGCTGCCGGCCTCCAGGAGCCCGGCGTCGACCAGCTTGTCCAGGTGGAAGGCCGCCAGGGTCCGCGCGACGCCGGCCGCCTCGGCGGCCTCCCCCCGTCCCACCTCGCGGCCCTGGCCCGCGACGAACTCGTACAGCCGCCGCCGCACCGGATCCTGCAGCAGCGCGATCGCGTCGATGTCCTCCATCCCGCCATTCTAAGAACGACGGGAACTCGACTTAGAGCGCTCGGCTCAGTGCGCGCCCAGCAGGTCCACGACGAACACCAGCGTGTCGTTCCCCTTGATGCCGAACTGCGGCAGGCCCTTGGCCCCGTACCCGAGCGCCGGCGGCACCACCAGCAGCACGCGGCTGCCCACCCGCTGGCCCACCAGGCCCTGGTCCCAGCCCTTCATCACCTGGCCGGTCCCGATCATCGCCCCGAACGGGTGGCCCTCCGACCAGGAGGAGTTGAAGGCCTTCCCGTCGCGCCAGAAGTACCCGCCGTACTGCAGCGCCACCAGCTGGCCCTTGCGCACCGCCGGGCCGTCCCCCTTGACCAGCGTCCGGACCTGGAGGCCCTTCGGCGGGGCCGAGCGCGGCATCGTCACCGCCGGCGCCCGCCCGGCCGCCGCGTCCGCCACCTTCGGCAGCCCCGGCTCGTCCAGCGGCGCCTGACGCGCCCCGTGCGGGCCCGCCGTCCGCGGGTACACCGCCCGGACGTCCAGGACGTACACCAGCGTGTCGTCGCCGCTCACCTGGTGCTTCGGGTCGCCCTCGCCGCCGAAGCCGTCCTTCGGCGGGATCCGGGTCACCACCCGCGACCCCGGCCGCACCCCCTCGAACGCCTTCGTCAGGCCGGGCACCAGACGCCCGGTGGGGAAGGCGCCCGGCTCGCCCTTGGAGTAGCTGCTGGCCAGCAGCTTGCGCCCGCCCTTGTTCCACCGGTAGCCCACGTAGTCGGCCACGACGAGGTCGCCCTTGCGCGCCGCGGTTCCCTCGCCCTTCTTCACGGTCTTCACCGCGAAGGAGTCACCGGGTGCCCCCTTGGGGAACTTCACCTGCGGCAACTTCCCGAAGTCGCCGCTCACCTCGACGTCCACGCCGCCGCCCGAGCAGGCGGCGGACAGCGCGAGCGGCAGGGCGAGCACGACGGCCGCGGGGAGGAACCGAACACGACGACGCATACGGGGGTCCTTCGGGGGTGGTGAGCGCTACTGCGCGCTCACCCTACCGCCCGGGTGACCTGCCGGTAACCTGCCGTGCGCGTTGCCCGCGGCGGCCCGGGACGCGCGCCGGGCCGCCGCGCCCCACGCCTACATGCCGGCGATGAGCTTGTCCACGCGCTCGTCCACGGAACGGAACGGGTCCTTGCACAGCACCGTCCGCTGCGCCTGGTCGTTCAGCTTCAGATGGACCCAGTCCACCGTGAAGTCGCGCCGCTTCTCCTGCGCCTTGCGGATGAACTCGCCCCGCAGCCGCGCCCGCGTCGTCTGCGGCGGCACCGACTTCGCCTCGAAGATGTCGAGGTCGCGCGACACCCGGTCGACCGACCCCCGCTTCTCCAGCAGGTAGTACAGCCCGCGGTCGCGGTGCACGTCGTGGTAGGTGAGGTCGAGCTGGGCCACGCGCGGCGACGACAGCGGCAGGTCGTACTTGCGCCGGTACCGCTCGATCAGCTTGTACTTGATCACCCAGTCGATCTCGCGCGAGACCAGGTCCAGGTCGCCGGTCTCCACCGCGCGCAGCGTCCGCTCCCACAGCTCCAGCACCCGCTTGGCCGTCGCGTCGCCGCCCCGCGCGTCCACGAAGTCGCGCGCCTTGCCGTAGTACTCCTTCTGGATCTCCAACGAGCTGGCCTCGCGGCCGTTGGCCAGCCGCACCTTGCGGCGGCCCGTCATGTCGTGGCTGACCTCGCGGATCGCCCGGATCGGGTTCTCCAGGGTGAGGTCGCGCATCACCACCCCCGCCTCGATCATCCGCAGCACCAGGTCGGTCGCCCCGACCTTGAGCAGCATCGTCGTCTCGCTCATGTTCGAGTCGCCGACGATCACGTGCAGGCGGCGGAACCGCTCGGCGTCCGCGTGCGGCTCGTCGCGGGTGTTGATGATCGGGCGGGACCGCGTCGTCGCCGACGACACGCCCTCCCAGATGTGCTCGGCCCGCTGCGACACGCAGTACACCGCGCCGCGGGGCGTCTGCAGGACCTTGCCGGCGCCGCAGATGATCTGCCGCGTCACCAGGTACGGGATCAGCACGTCCGCGAGCCGTCCGAACTCGCCGTGCCGCCCCACCAGGTAGTTCTCGTGGCAGCCGTAGGAGTTGCCGGCCGAGTCGGTGTTGTTCTTGAACAGGTAGATGTCGCCGGCGATGCCCTCCTCGCGGAGCCGCCGCTCGGCGTCGACCAGGAGGCCCTCCAGGATCCGCTCGCCCGCCTTGTCATGCGTCACCAGGTCGACGACGCTGTCGCACTCCGGCGTCGCGTACTCAGGATGGCTCCCCACGTCCAGGTAGAGCCGGGCCCCGTTGCGAAGGAACACGTTGCTGCTGCGGCCCCACGACACGACCCTGCGGAACAGATAGCGCGCCACCTCGTCCGGTGACAACCGCCGCTGCCCGCGGAAGGTGCAGGTGACGCCGTACTCGTTCTCAAGCCCGAAGATGCGCCTGTCCACACCAAGACCCTATGCGGCGCGGCCGTCACTTGGCAGTCTCTCGACCCACCGTTTCCGGCGAACGCGGGCGCCGCGCCGCAAGGCGCCCCGAACACCGCGGGCCCGCGGCGGCGGGGACGGTGTCGCCGTCCCCGCCGCCGCGGGCCCGTCTCGGCAGGCGGGAGGCCGGCCGGCGCCCCGCCCGCCCGCGCGTCAGTCCTCGTCGGCGCCGGACGAGGAGGCCGTGCCCCCGCCGGCGGAATCTCCGGCGTCCTCGCCGCCGGAGGTGGCGGACCCGGAGTCCTCCGCCGAGAGCAGGTCCCCGATCCGCGCCGCCGACAGCCGCTTGAACAGGCGGTGCTCACGGTTGCGGTCCAGCACCGCGACCTCGAGCGAGGTCGCCTCCAGATGCCGGTCGGAGTCCTGGGCCTCCAGCGCCCGCACCGCCGTGCGCAGCGCGTCCTCCAGCGCGGAGCCCTCCCGGTAGCCGTCCTTCAGCGACTGCGCCACCGCCTCGGCCTGCCCGCCCATGGCGACGTAGCCGTGCTCGTCGGCGACCGAGCCGTCGAACGTCAGCCGGTAGATCTGGTCGGTCTCGGCGTCGTCGCCCACCTCCGCGACGACCAGCTCGACCTCGTAGGGCTTGTTGGTCTCGGTGAAGATCGTCCCGAGCGACTGCGCGTACACGTTCGCCAGGCCCCGCGCCGTCACGTCGCGGCGGTCGTACTGGTAGCCGTTGATGTCGGCGTAGCGGACGCCACCGAGTCGCAGGTTCTCGAACTCGTTGTACTTCCCCACCGCCGCGAACGCGATCCGGTCGTAGATCTCACTGATCTTGTGCAGCGCCCGCGACGGGTTGTCCGCCACGAACAGGATGCCGTCGTCGTACTGCAGCACCACGACACTGCGGCCGCGCGCGATGCCCTTGCGCGCGTAGTCCGCCTTGTCCTTCATCTGCTGTTCGGGCGACACGTAGAACGGCATGGACACCGGTCTGGATCCCTTCTATCGCAGCGGGGCGGTCGGGCCGCCCGGCGAGTCGTAACGTGCGTCGACGACGGCCTGCGCCAGCGCGCCCACCTCGTCCTCGCCGAGCCGGCGGTACCCGTCCGCCGTCACCGACGCCACCACGGGGAAGATCCGGCGGGTCAGGTCGGGGCCGCCCGTCGCCGAGTCGTCGTCGGCCGCGTCGTAGAGCGACTGGACGCACGCGAGCGCCGCGTCCTCCGCCGACAGGTCCGGCCGGTAGAGCTTCTTCAGGGCGCCGCGCGCGAAGACCGAACCCGAGCCGATCGAGTGGAAGTCGCGCTCCTCGTAGCGGCCGCCCGCCGGGTCGTAGGAGAAGATCCGCCCCTCGTTCCGCTCCTCGTCGTAGCCCGCGAACAGCGGCACCACCGCCAGGCCCTGCATGGCCATCGCGAGGTTCTGCCGCACCATCGTCGCCAGGCGGTTCGCCTTGCCCTCGACCGACAGCGTCCGGCCCTCGCGCTTCTCGTAGTGCTCCAGCTCCACCTGGAACAGCCGGACCATCTCGATCCCGATCCCGGCCGTGCCGGCGATCGCGATCGCGGAGAACTCGTCGGCCCGGAAGACCTTCTCGATGTCGCGCTGCGCGATGACGTTGCCCGCCGTCGCCCGCCGGTCGCCCGCCATCACCACCCCGCCGGGGAAGCCGACCGCGACGATCGTCGTCCCGTGCGGGATGTCCTCGCCCGCCCGCGAGGACGGCGGCGTCCGCCTGCCGGGCAGCAGCTCCGGGGAGTACGCCCCGAGGAACTCCGTGAACGACGACGTATCCGGGCTCGCGAACAACCCCGGCAGACGTCCGGTGTGCGAATCGTGGGACGCCACGCGACTCCCTTCCCCTCCACCATTGCGCCGGCCTCGGTGATCTCACCGGCGCGGACTCTACGACCCTACTGTTCAAGGTCGCCCGCGCGCATGCCGCCCGATCACCGGTCCGGTCAGCCCACGGCGAACCCGGCCCGCACGCGCCCCGGGCGCGCGGGCACGGACACACGAACATGGGCGGGCCGCCGCGGCCCACCCATGTCCTCACTACCGTGTCAAGTTGGAGTTCCGCCCCGGAGAAACGGCGATTCGCTATGCGGCCGATCCGCCCGCTTTGGGGTTCACTGTCCGCCCTTTTGGATATAGGCGCGGACGAAGTCCTCGGCGTTCTCTTCCAGCACCTCGTCTATTTCGTCCAGGATCGAGTCCACGTCGTCGGTGAGCTTCTCCTGGCGCTCCTGCACGTCCTCGGTGGTCGTGGCCTCGGTCTCCTCGACCTCTTCCGTGCGCCGGGTGGTCTGCTTCTGACCGCCGGTGTCCTTCGTGGCCATTCCGTACCTCCGCTCTGCCGGTGCCTCCGACCCTATCTCCGATCTTCGACGGTGCGCGGAACTCTCGGGTCCGTTTCCCGTCTCCGCCCGGGGGCCGGGGGCATGCTCGGGTTATCGCCGGTCCGCCGCCCAGCGAAACGGGCAAACCGTCCACGAAACCGGCCCGTTACCCGGCACGGCCCGCGGGCTCAGCTCTGGCCGGTCAGGGTGGCCACGAGCTCCGCGGCGGTGCGGCAGCGGTCCAGGAGGGCGCCCACGTGCTGCTTGGTGCCCCGCAGGGGCTCCAGAGTGGGCACGCGCTGCAGCGACTCCCGCCCCGGGACGTCGAAGATGACCGAGTCCCAGGAGGCCGCGGCGACTGATTCGGCGTACTGGCGCAGGCAGCGGCCCCGGAAGTAGGCCCGCGTGTCCTCCGGCGGGTCCTCTACGGCGGCCTGGACCTGCTCCTCGGTGACGACCCGGTCGATGCGCCCGCGGTCCACCAGGCGGTTGTACAGGCCCTTGTCGGGCCGGATGTCGGTGTACTGCAGGTCGACGAGCTGCAGGCGCGAATGGGACCAGTCCAGGCCGTCGCGGCTGCGGTAGCCCTCCAGCAGGGACAGCTTGGCGACCCAGTCGAGCTCGCGGGACAGCTGCATCGGGTCGTCGCCGAGGCGGTGCAGGACGGACTCCCAGCGGTCCAGGACGTCCCTGGTCATCTCGTCCACGTCCGCGCCGAACCGGTCCTCGACGTACTTGCGCGACTGCTCCAGGTACTCCATCTGGAGCTGGACCGCGGTCATCTTGCGGCCGTCGCGCAGCGTGAGCAGGTGCTTGCAGGACGGGTCGTGGGAGACCGCCCGGAGCGCGGCGACCGGCATGTCGACCGAGAGGTCGACGGTGAGGAAGCCGTCCTCGATCATGGCGAGGACGAGCGAGGTGGTGCCCAGCTTGAGGTACGTGGACAGCTCGGCCATGTTGGCGTCGCCGATGATGACGTGCAGCCGCCGGTACTTCTCGGGGTCGGCGTGCGGCTCGTCGCGGGTGTTGATGATCGGCCGCTTGAGCGTGGTCTCCAGCCCCACCTCGACCTCGAAGAAGTCGGCGCGCTGGCTGATCTGGAAGCCGTCGCCGCGGCCGTCCACGCCGATGCCGACGCGGCCGGCGCCGCAGACGACCTGGCGGGAGACGAAGAACGGGGTCAGGTGCCGGACGATGTCGGCGAAGGGCGTCTCGCGGCGCATGAGGTAGTTCTCATGGCAGCCGTAGGAGGCGCCCTTGTTGTCGGTGTTGTTCTTGTAGAGCTGGATGGGGTGGGTGCCGGGGACGAGCGCGGCGCGCCGCGCCGCGTCGGCCATCACGCGCTCGCCCGCCTTGTCCCAGATGACGGCGTCGAGCGGGTTGGTGCACTCGGGCGCCGAGTACTCCGGGTGCGCGTGGTCGACGTACAGCCGGGCCCCGTTGGTGAGGATGACGTTGGCGAGGCCGAGGTCCTCGTCGGTGAGCTGCGTGGGGTCGGCGACCTCGCGGGCGAGGTCGAAACCGCGGGCGTCGCGGAGCGGATTCTCCTCCTCGAAGTCCCAGCGGGCCCTGCGGGCCCGTGCCGCCGACGCCGCCAGGTAGGCGTTGACGACCTGGGAGGAGGTCACCATCGCGTTGGCCCCTGGCTGTCCGGGTACGGAGATGCCGTACTCGGTCTCGATGCCCATCACCCGCCGAACACTCATATCGTCGAGCCTATCGGGGCCGGGAGGGTGGAGCCACGGGGCCCGCTGTTCGCGGCGCCCGTGGCGTGGCGCGCCGCGCGGCGGCCCCTGTGTGCAGGGGCCGCCGCGCGTGTGCGTCAGGGTCGGGGGCTACAGGTACTGGCCGGTGTTGGCGACGGTGTCGATGGAGCGTCCGGCCTCGGAGCCCTTGGTCCCGGAGACCAGCGTGCGGATGTAGACGATCCGCTCGCCCTTCTTGCCGGAGATGCGGGCCCAGTCGTCGGGGTTGGTGGTGTTGGGCAGGTCCTCGTTCTCGCTGAACTCGTCGACGCAGGCGGCCAGCAGGTGGTTGACCCGCATGCCCTTCTGGCCGGTGTCGAGGAACTGCTTGATGGCCATCTTCTTGGCGCGGTCGACGATGTTCTGGATCATCGCGCCGGAGTTGAAGTCCTTGAAGAACAGGACTTCCTTGTCCCCGTTGGCGTAGGTGACCTCCAGGAAGCGGTTCTCCTCGCTCTCGGTGTACATGCGCTCGACGGTGCGCTGGATCATCGCCTCGACGGTCGCCTCGGTGGAGCCGCCGTGCTCCTTGACGTCGTCGGGGTGCAGCGGCAGTCCGTCCAGGATGTACTTGGAGAAGATGTCCTTGGCGGCCTCGGCGTCCGGCCGCTCGATCTTGATCTTGACGTCCAGCCGGCCGGGCCGCAGGATCGCGGGGTCGATCATGTCCTCGCGGTTGGACGCGCCGATCACGATGACGTTCTCCAGGCCCTCGACGCCGTCGATCTCGCTGAGCAGCTGAGGGACGATGGTGTTCTCGACGTCGGAGGAGACCCCCGACCCGCGGGTGCGGAAGATGGAGTCCATCTCGTCGAAGAACACGATGACCGGCGTCCCGGCGGACGCCTTCTCGCGGGCCCGCTGGAAGACCAGGCGGATGTGCCGCTCGGTCTCGCCGACGTACTTGTTCAGCAGCTCGGGGCCCTTGATGTTGAGGAAGAAGCTCTTGCCCTCCTGGCCGGTCTTCTCTGCGACCTGCTTGGCGAGCGAGTTCGCGACGGCCTTGGCGATGAGCGTCTTGCCGCAGCCGGGCGGACCGTAGAGCAGCACGCCCTTGGGCGGCCGCAGCTGGTGCTCGCGGAACAGGTCGGCATGCAGGTAGGGCAGCTCCACCGCGTCGCGGATCATCTCGATCTGCGATCCGAGGCCGCCGATCTCGTTGTAGGAGATGTCGGGGACCTCTTCGAGGACGAGCTCCTCGACCTCCGCCTTGTGGATCTTCTCGTAGGCGTAGCCGGACCTCGGCTCGAGCATCAGGGAGTCGCCCGCCCGCAGCGGGACGCCGCGCAGCGGCTCGGCGAGCTTGACGACGCGCTCCTCGTCGGCGTGCGCGATGACCAGGGCGCGCTCGCCGTCGTCGAAGAGCTCCTTGAGCATGACGACCTCGCCCTGCTCCTCGAACCTCAGCGCCTCGACGACGTTGAGGGCCTCGTTGAGCATGACCTCCTGGCCGCGCTGCAGTTCGTCGACGTCGACGGCCGGGCTGACGTTCACGCGCAGCTTGCGCCCGCCGGTGAAGATGTCGACCGTTCCGTCGTCTCGCGCGTCCAGGAAGACGCCGAAGCCGGACGGTGGTTGTGCGAGCCTGTCGACCTCCTCCTTGAGCGCCACGATCTGTTCGCGAGCCTCTTTGAGGGTCGCTACGAGACGCTCGTTCTGACCGGTTACGGCGGCCAGGTTGGCCTGCGCCTCATGGAGGCGTTCTTCCAGCACACGTACTTGGCGCGGGGATTCCGCGAGCTTCCGGCGCAGCACGGAGATCTCTTCCTCCAGGAAGGAGATCTGCGTCTGAAGGTCCCTGACCTCCTTTTCGTGCTGCGCCCTGCGCGCCCCAGCATCGTCACGAGCGGCCACGCCCCGCCACCTCCTCACGAAGAGAGCCGACGACCTACTGAGACCCTACCTATCTGGAGGGCTTCCGTAACCTGCCCATTCGGTGTTCGTGTCGTGCGGGGGTCTTCCGGGAGGGTTGGCAGGGGCGCCGTGGAGGCGACGCGGGGTGTGGGCTTACGACGCCCGGACCTGCGGGTTCGAGGTCCCGGGCGTGTCGTGGCACGGCGTTTGCCGAGTCCGGTGAAGGGGCTCGGACAGAATGTGATCTAGGTTGCGTTTCAGCGTCCCGGCCTCGAGAGAGGTCAGGACTCGGCACCGCTGGGCGGGGGCGCGGCGTCGCCGGGCGCGGGGTGGGCGCCCTTCGCGGGACGGCGGCGCCGGGCGGGCGGGGTCACCCCGTCGGCGAGGCGGCGCGCGGTGACGAGGAAGCCGGTGTGGCCGACCATGCGGTGGTCGGGTCGGACGGCGAGCCCGTCGACGTGCCAGGAGCGCAGCATCGTCTCGAAGGCGTAGGGCTCGGCGAACCGGCCGTGCGAGCGCAGGTCCTCGACGACCCGCGACATCTGGGTGGTGGTGGCGATGTAGGCGCAGACCATGCCGCCGGGCACGAGGGCCTTGGCGACGGCGTCGAGGGTCTCCCAGGGCGCGAGCATGTCGAGGACGACGCGGTCGACGTCGGTCTCGGCGAGGGCGTCCTCCAGGGAGCCGACGGTGAGGCGCCAGGCGGGGTGGGGCCCGCCGAAGAACTTCTCGACGTTGGCGCGGGCGATGTCGGCGAAGTCGGGCCGGCGCTCGTAGGAGGAGACGAGGCCGTGCTCGCCGACGGCGCGCAGCAGGAAGCAGCTGAGGGCCCCGGACCCGGCGCCGGCCTCGACCACGCGGGCGCCCGGGAAGATGTCGGCCATCGCGATGATCTGGGCGGCGTCCTTGGGGTAGACGACGGCGGCGCCGCGCGGCATGCGCAGGGTGAAGTCGGCGAGCAGCGGGCGGAAGGCCAGGTACTCGGTGCCGCCGCTGGAGCGGAAGACGCTGCCCTCGGGGCTGCCGATCATCTCGTCGTGGGGCACCGAGCCCTTGTGCGAGTGGTAGACCTTGCCGGGCTGGAGGGTGATGGTGTTGATCCGGCCCTTGGGGTCGGTGAGCTGAACCTGGTCGCCGGGGCGGAACGGGCCGTGCGGGATGCGGCCGGGCGAGGGGGCGGGGCCGTCGGGTCGGGGTTCGCTCATGGAACTCAAGGCTAGCGGCGCGCGCGGGCAGGTCGGGCCGCCGCGACGGCCCGCGGGCGCGGTCAGATGCCGGCGAAGGCGCGGTCGACGTCGGCGACCGCGAGGACGCCGTAGACGCCTCCGTCGGGCTCCACGAGCAGGTACTCCGAGGCGGGGGCGCGCCGCAGCGCCTCGACGAGCTCCTCGCCGGACAGGTCGGCGGGCAGGGTGAGGCCGTCGCCGATGCCCCGCGACAGGTCGCCCGCGCTGACCCAGGGGCGCCGGTGCTCGGGGGTC encodes:
- the arc gene encoding proteasome ATPase, producing MAARDDAGARRAQHEKEVRDLQTQISFLEEEISVLRRKLAESPRQVRVLEERLHEAQANLAAVTGQNERLVATLKEAREQIVALKEEVDRLAQPPSGFGVFLDARDDGTVDIFTGGRKLRVNVSPAVDVDELQRGQEVMLNEALNVVEALRFEEQGEVVMLKELFDDGERALVIAHADEERVVKLAEPLRGVPLRAGDSLMLEPRSGYAYEKIHKAEVEELVLEEVPDISYNEIGGLGSQIEMIRDAVELPYLHADLFREHQLRPPKGVLLYGPPGCGKTLIAKAVANSLAKQVAEKTGQEGKSFFLNIKGPELLNKYVGETERHIRLVFQRAREKASAGTPVIVFFDEMDSIFRTRGSGVSSDVENTIVPQLLSEIDGVEGLENVIVIGASNREDMIDPAILRPGRLDVKIKIERPDAEAAKDIFSKYILDGLPLHPDDVKEHGGSTEATVEAMIQRTVERMYTESEENRFLEVTYANGDKEVLFFKDFNSGAMIQNIVDRAKKMAIKQFLDTGQKGMRVNHLLAACVDEFSENEDLPNTTNPDDWARISGKKGERIVYIRTLVSGTKGSEAGRSIDTVANTGQYL
- a CDS encoding ubiquitin-like protein Pup, whose protein sequence is MATKDTGGQKQTTRRTEEVEETEATTTEDVQERQEKLTDDVDSILDEIDEVLEENAEDFVRAYIQKGGQ
- a CDS encoding tRNA (adenine-N1)-methyltransferase, yielding MSEPRPDGPAPSPGRIPHGPFRPGDQVQLTDPKGRINTITLQPGKVYHSHKGSVPHDEMIGSPEGSVFRSSGGTEYLAFRPLLADFTLRMPRGAAVVYPKDAAQIIAMADIFPGARVVEAGAGSGALSCFLLRAVGEHGLVSSYERRPDFADIARANVEKFFGGPHPAWRLTVGSLEDALAETDVDRVVLDMLAPWETLDAVAKALVPGGMVCAYIATTTQMSRVVEDLRSHGRFAEPYAFETMLRSWHVDGLAVRPDHRMVGHTGFLVTARRLADGVTPPARRRRPAKGAHPAPGDAAPPPSGAES
- the prcB gene encoding proteasome subunit beta, producing the protein MASHDSHTGRLPGLFASPDTSSFTEFLGAYSPELLPGRRTPPSSRAGEDIPHGTTIVAVGFPGGVVMAGDRRATAGNVIAQRDIEKVFRADEFSAIAIAGTAGIGIEMVRLFQVELEHYEKREGRTLSVEGKANRLATMVRQNLAMAMQGLAVVPLFAGYDEERNEGRIFSYDPAGGRYEERDFHSIGSGSVFARGALKKLYRPDLSAEDAALACVQSLYDAADDDSATGGPDLTRRIFPVVASVTADGYRRLGEDEVGALAQAVVDARYDSPGGPTAPLR
- the prcA gene encoding proteasome subunit alpha; this translates as MPFYVSPEQQMKDKADYARKGIARGRSVVVLQYDDGILFVADNPSRALHKISEIYDRIAFAAVGKYNEFENLRLGGVRYADINGYQYDRRDVTARGLANVYAQSLGTIFTETNKPYEVELVVAEVGDDAETDQIYRLTFDGSVADEHGYVAMGGQAEAVAQSLKDGYREGSALEDALRTAVRALEAQDSDRHLEATSLEVAVLDRNREHRLFKRLSAARIGDLLSAEDSGSATSGGEDAGDSAGGGTASSSGADED
- the dop gene encoding depupylase/deamidase Dop → MSVRRVMGIETEYGISVPGQPGANAMVTSSQVVNAYLAASAARARRARWDFEEENPLRDARGFDLAREVADPTQLTDEDLGLANVILTNGARLYVDHAHPEYSAPECTNPLDAVIWDKAGERVMADAARRAALVPGTHPIQLYKNNTDNKGASYGCHENYLMRRETPFADIVRHLTPFFVSRQVVCGAGRVGIGVDGRGDGFQISQRADFFEVEVGLETTLKRPIINTRDEPHADPEKYRRLHVIIGDANMAELSTYLKLGTTSLVLAMIEDGFLTVDLSVDMPVAALRAVSHDPSCKHLLTLRDGRKMTAVQLQMEYLEQSRKYVEDRFGADVDEMTRDVLDRWESVLHRLGDDPMQLSRELDWVAKLSLLEGYRSRDGLDWSHSRLQLVDLQYTDIRPDKGLYNRLVDRGRIDRVVTEEQVQAAVEDPPEDTRAYFRGRCLRQYAESVAAASWDSVIFDVPGRESLQRVPTLEPLRGTKQHVGALLDRCRTAAELVATLTGQS